One window of the Cryptomeria japonica chromosome 7, Sugi_1.0, whole genome shotgun sequence genome contains the following:
- the LOC131074776 gene encoding probable xyloglucan endotransglucosylase/hydrolase protein 8 produces the protein MGLSGAMIPLGFALLLFGGVSATAQSAADQAFDDNFQITYAADHFKTSDDGQIWQLMLEKKIGSGFHSKQSYRFGWFSMKLKLAGGDAAGVVTTYYMASKNFLTRDELDFEFLGNTSGQPYILQTNIYVNGSGNREQRHMLWFDPTMDYHTYSVLWNNHQIVFFADLVPVRVYRNTGSNGFPNEQPMSICSSIWNADDWATQGGLVKTDWRKAPFISYYRKFKADGCMWKDPYPACVSTTTQNWWDQEDAWTLSDAQNLDYTWARRNFLVYDYCLDTKRFAQMPVECSISTMQS, from the exons ATGGGATTGTCTGGTGCCATGATCCCATTGGGTTTTGCACTACTGTTATTTGGGGGAGTGAGTGCAACTGCACAATCAGCTGCTGATCAGGCTTTTGACGACAATTTTCAGATAACATATGCAGCAGATCACTTTAAGACATCTGATGATGGGCAGATCTGGCAGTTGATGCTGGAGAAGAAAATTG GCTCTGGTTTTCATTCAAAACAAAGTTACAGATTTGGATGGTTCAGTATGAAGCTGAAGCTGGCTGGAGGAGATGCTGCAGGAGTTGTCACTACTTATTAT ATGGCTTCCAAGAACTTTCTCACAAGAGATGAGCTGGATTTTGAGTTCTTAGGGAACACAAGTGGGCAGCCATATATTCTGCAAACCAATATATATGTCAATGGCAGTGGAAACAGAGAACAGAGACACATGCTCTGGTTTGATCCCACCATGGATTACCACACATATTCTGTACTCTGGAACAATCATCAGATTGT ATTTTTTGCAGATTTAGTTCCAGTGAGAGTATACAGAAACACTGGTAGTAATGGCTTCCCTAATGAGCAGCCAATGTCTATATGTTCAAGTATTTGGAATGCAGATGATTGGGCTACACAGGGGGGATTGGTGAAGACTGACTGGAGAAAGGCTCCCTTCATCTCCTACTACAGGAAATTCAAAGCAGATGGGTGCATGTGGAAGGATCCCTACCCAGCCTGTGTCTCCACAACAACACAGAATTGGTGGGATCAGGAAGATGCCTGGACCTTATCAGATGCACAAAATTTGGATTATACTTGGGCAAGAAGGAATTTTCTTGTCTATGACTATTGTCTTGATACTAAACGTTTTGCCCAGATGCCTGTTGAATGCAGTATTTCAACAATGCAGTCCTAG